A single genomic interval of Nocardia bhagyanarayanae harbors:
- a CDS encoding MBL fold metallo-hydrolase has product MITIDRPYTGHVSAGSNPQQRDLDGARIIKMSVGGMDNNVYLVQCAATGAALLIDAANEPDRILELIAQEAPGKVRLIVTTHQHPDHWWALKEVAAELDVPTAAHRLDADPLPVTPDRLLDDGDTVEIGDLTLTVIHLSGHTPGSVALALPEEPGRIHLFTGDSLFPGGVGKTHSPEDFTSLYTDVTTKLFDRYDDDTVVYPGHGDDTTLGTERPHLDEWRARGW; this is encoded by the coding sequence GTGATCACGATCGACCGCCCCTACACCGGCCACGTGTCCGCGGGCTCGAACCCGCAGCAGCGCGACCTCGACGGCGCGCGAATCATCAAGATGTCCGTCGGTGGCATGGACAACAACGTCTACCTCGTGCAGTGCGCGGCCACCGGCGCCGCGCTGCTCATCGACGCCGCCAACGAACCCGACCGCATTCTCGAGCTCATCGCCCAGGAAGCGCCCGGCAAGGTCCGGCTGATCGTCACCACCCACCAGCATCCCGACCACTGGTGGGCGCTGAAGGAAGTCGCCGCCGAACTCGACGTCCCCACCGCGGCGCACCGCCTCGACGCCGACCCGCTGCCCGTCACCCCCGACCGGCTCCTCGACGACGGCGACACCGTCGAGATCGGCGACCTCACCCTCACCGTCATCCACCTCAGCGGCCACACCCCCGGCTCGGTCGCCCTGGCCCTCCCCGAGGAACCCGGCCGCATCCACCTGTTCACCGGCGACAGCCTCTTCCCCGGCGGCGTCGGCAAAACCCACAGCCCCGAGGACTTCACCTCCCTCTACACCGACGTCACCACCAAACTCTTCGACCGCTACGACGACGACACCGTCGTCTACCCGGGCCACGGCGACGACACCACCCTCGGCACCGAACGCCCGCATCTGGACGAGTGGCGCGCGCGCGGCTGGTGA